Proteins encoded by one window of Kribbella flavida DSM 17836:
- a CDS encoding mechanosensitive ion channel family protein, with translation MSALAIDFTQPFEDAFGKLLGFVPNLIGGLVILAVGYLVAKVLGKLVSKLLGKVGFDQWMERAGVSGVLQRSGTGLTASAMLGKVVFWFVFLIGFTMFASALGVPEISNFMSAMLGYIPRIFAAIVIVCLAALFANFLAAIIRGATGNETLAKVGKYAILVYAAFAALTQLGIAVQLTGNTLLIVLGGLSLALGLAFGLGGREMAGEALRTLFDRGSQLAADRSNGTSGQTGYQQPGNGYQGGNGYQTDQGGHSSEQYPASHGAPQSGSWSNGSNGTWSDGQR, from the coding sequence ATGTCCGCACTGGCAATCGACTTCACCCAGCCGTTCGAAGATGCTTTCGGCAAGCTTCTCGGCTTCGTCCCGAACCTGATCGGCGGCCTGGTCATCCTGGCCGTCGGCTACCTGGTCGCGAAGGTGCTCGGCAAGCTGGTCAGCAAGCTGCTCGGCAAGGTCGGCTTCGACCAGTGGATGGAGCGGGCCGGCGTGTCCGGGGTGCTGCAGCGCTCCGGGACGGGGCTGACCGCGTCGGCGATGCTCGGCAAGGTCGTGTTCTGGTTCGTGTTCCTGATCGGCTTCACGATGTTCGCCTCGGCGCTCGGCGTACCGGAGATCTCGAACTTCATGAGCGCGATGCTCGGCTACATCCCGCGGATCTTCGCCGCGATCGTGATCGTCTGCCTGGCGGCGCTGTTCGCGAACTTCCTGGCCGCGATCATCCGCGGTGCCACCGGCAACGAGACGCTGGCCAAGGTCGGCAAGTACGCGATCCTGGTGTACGCCGCGTTCGCCGCGCTGACCCAGCTGGGCATCGCCGTCCAGCTCACCGGCAACACCCTGCTGATCGTGCTCGGCGGCCTGTCGCTCGCCCTCGGCCTCGCTTTCGGTCTCGGGGGCCGCGAGATGGCCGGCGAGGCGCTGCGCACGCTGTTCGACCGCGGCTCGCAGTTGGCCGCCGACCGCTCGAACGGCACCAGCGGCCAGACCGGCTACCAACAGCCCGGCAACGGCTACCAGGGCGGCAACGGCTACCAGACTGATCAGGGTGGCCACTCGAGTGAGCAGTACCCGGCCAGCCACGGCGCCCCGCAGTCCGGCAGTTGGTCCAACGGCTCCAACGGCACCTGGTCCGACGGCCAGCGCTGA
- a CDS encoding GNAT family N-acetyltransferase has product MTDAVIRRATAADVAGIVALIAEDQLGATRESLDDLTPYDAAFAALDADPNQVLVVAESNGELVGTLQLTIIPGLSRRGSSRGLVEAVRVAASARGTGLGTTLMQWAVDESRRRGCTLVQLTSDKTRTDAHRFYQRLGFTNSHEGFKLRLD; this is encoded by the coding sequence ATGACCGATGCCGTGATCCGCCGCGCCACCGCCGCCGACGTCGCCGGGATCGTCGCGCTGATCGCCGAGGACCAGCTCGGCGCCACCCGGGAGTCGCTCGACGACCTGACCCCGTACGACGCCGCCTTCGCCGCCCTCGACGCGGACCCGAACCAGGTCCTCGTGGTTGCCGAGAGCAACGGCGAACTGGTCGGCACGCTGCAGCTGACGATCATCCCCGGCCTGTCCCGGCGCGGTTCCTCCCGCGGCCTGGTCGAGGCCGTCCGGGTGGCCGCCTCGGCCCGCGGCACCGGTCTCGGCACCACCTTGATGCAGTGGGCCGTCGACGAGTCCCGCCGCCGCGGCTGCACCCTCGTCCAGCTCACCTCGGACAAGACCCGCACCGACGCGCACCGCTTCTACCAGCGCCTGGGCTTCACCAACAGCCACGAGGGCTTCAAGCTCCGCCTGGACTGA
- a CDS encoding neutral zinc metallopeptidase — MPPPPASARPDATSVAGTSPSPASSGSTPLTAPTPRLGAEAPAGPPQLSGSRLGPPPPGDPAAAAFKARYQPEPIPYVEKKRSKALVSGLVAGALLLVGGGVFAAVKLLPAYDDFVANPMGTPSVRASDEPADGNEPVAAPTPDVVVAKENKLYRTGKLAPANCREPQYRPTSKENVRAYYQTLLGCLDKAWEPAVRKAGHEFRKPRLIIFDNGQETACGVQHEVPSYCAADGGAVTLPWEGLPEKYGKDRSQTRIDMAQELGYLYGVHVQELTGIFEATENLGDTAPNAAARLEQDRRQALQAVCLSSVFLSTVKATFPIRGELLESYRWRSKHNGDEDSKDKVRDHGSRRNVELWMGRGFGSADPGSCNTFVAAPAKVS, encoded by the coding sequence GTGCCCCCGCCCCCCGCTTCCGCCAGACCCGACGCGACCTCGGTCGCCGGCACATCGCCGAGCCCGGCGTCGTCCGGCAGTACGCCGTTGACGGCGCCGACGCCTCGGCTCGGAGCGGAGGCGCCGGCCGGACCGCCCCAGCTGAGCGGATCGCGGCTCGGCCCGCCGCCGCCCGGCGATCCCGCCGCGGCCGCGTTCAAGGCGCGGTACCAGCCGGAGCCGATCCCGTACGTCGAGAAGAAGCGCTCGAAGGCGTTGGTGTCCGGGCTGGTCGCGGGTGCGCTGCTCCTGGTCGGCGGCGGAGTTTTCGCCGCGGTGAAGCTGCTGCCGGCGTACGACGACTTCGTCGCCAACCCGATGGGCACGCCGTCGGTCCGCGCCAGTGACGAGCCCGCCGACGGGAACGAGCCGGTCGCCGCGCCTACCCCGGACGTCGTGGTGGCGAAGGAGAACAAGCTCTACCGGACCGGCAAGCTGGCGCCGGCGAACTGCCGGGAGCCGCAGTACCGGCCGACGTCCAAGGAGAACGTGCGGGCCTACTACCAGACGCTGCTCGGCTGCCTGGACAAGGCGTGGGAGCCGGCCGTGCGCAAGGCCGGCCACGAGTTCCGTAAGCCGCGGCTGATCATCTTCGACAACGGCCAGGAGACGGCCTGCGGGGTCCAGCACGAGGTCCCGTCGTACTGCGCGGCCGACGGCGGCGCCGTCACGCTGCCTTGGGAGGGTCTGCCGGAGAAGTACGGCAAGGACCGCTCACAGACCCGGATCGACATGGCCCAGGAGCTCGGCTACCTGTACGGCGTGCACGTGCAGGAGCTGACCGGCATCTTCGAGGCGACCGAGAACCTCGGCGACACGGCGCCGAACGCGGCGGCCCGGCTGGAGCAGGACCGCCGGCAGGCGCTGCAGGCGGTCTGCCTGTCCTCGGTCTTCCTGAGCACGGTCAAGGCCACGTTCCCGATTCGCGGCGAGCTGCTCGAGTCGTACCGGTGGCGCAGCAAGCACAACGGCGACGAGGACTCGAAGGACAAGGTGCGCGACCACGGCTCCCGCCGCAACGTCGAGTTGTGGATGGGGCGGGGCTTCGGATCCGCCGATCCGGGCTCCTGCAACACTTTCGTCGCAGCCCCTGCCAAGGTCAGCTGA
- a CDS encoding neutral zinc metallopeptidase — protein sequence MPDEPTPPTPDPATGPEISTPAVAPGPGHFLPGGDGQVGGAETPRPLRAKGQATGLGKAVPVGAGEPRPRVAAPLPTEPGQSGYGAPPPAPLPGAPSAPLTGSRQRGGSRPVGWSSSSARRTPQFAADPVPVKPPRQFSKPVIVAVAVLAVIALSGAGVAGYRMMDSYDTVANPLARPSVKQTDAPLPAPPQPTVTVTATPVPDAVRVKQNALYTVGKVPAVNCADPKIKPSSEAAALRYYRALLPCLNRAWEPLVRKAGYPFRAPKLVLYAKNQTSCTGESNLAFYCGEDETITMRGDQDAKLFRQAPESGRAAIMSTLSHEYAHHVQMLTNILISSRSREGWATTEPAKLEENRRMELQASCLGAAFLGANKAALGLTGRRLTAWEFQTKHSGDEYNPKKKRDHGSRKNQWLWAGVSFKTANPASCNTFVAPAAKVS from the coding sequence ATGCCCGACGAGCCGACACCGCCCACCCCGGATCCTGCCACGGGCCCGGAGATCAGCACGCCCGCGGTTGCGCCCGGTCCTGGGCACTTCCTGCCGGGTGGCGACGGGCAGGTCGGCGGCGCCGAGACGCCGCGGCCGCTGCGTGCCAAGGGGCAGGCGACAGGGCTGGGCAAAGCGGTACCGGTCGGCGCCGGCGAGCCGCGGCCGCGCGTGGCGGCGCCGCTGCCGACCGAGCCCGGGCAGAGCGGGTACGGCGCCCCACCGCCCGCTCCGTTGCCGGGAGCACCGAGTGCGCCGCTGACCGGAAGCCGTCAGCGCGGCGGCAGCCGGCCGGTCGGCTGGAGCTCGTCGTCGGCCCGCAGGACGCCGCAGTTCGCCGCCGATCCGGTGCCGGTGAAGCCGCCACGGCAGTTCTCCAAGCCGGTGATCGTCGCCGTCGCGGTGCTGGCGGTGATCGCCCTGAGCGGCGCCGGCGTCGCGGGCTACCGCATGATGGACTCCTACGACACCGTCGCGAACCCGCTCGCCCGCCCGTCGGTCAAGCAGACCGACGCCCCGCTGCCGGCTCCGCCGCAGCCGACCGTGACGGTGACCGCCACGCCGGTCCCCGACGCCGTCCGGGTGAAGCAGAACGCCCTCTACACCGTGGGCAAGGTCCCGGCCGTCAACTGCGCCGACCCCAAGATCAAGCCGAGCTCCGAAGCCGCGGCTCTGCGCTACTACCGGGCCCTGCTGCCGTGCCTGAACCGGGCCTGGGAGCCGCTGGTCCGCAAGGCCGGCTACCCGTTCCGCGCGCCGAAGCTGGTGCTGTACGCGAAGAACCAGACGTCCTGCACGGGCGAGAGCAACCTGGCCTTCTACTGCGGCGAGGACGAGACCATCACGATGCGCGGTGACCAGGACGCGAAGCTCTTCCGGCAGGCGCCCGAGTCCGGCCGGGCCGCGATCATGAGCACGCTGTCGCACGAGTACGCGCACCACGTGCAGATGCTCACCAACATCCTGATCTCGTCCAGGTCGCGCGAGGGCTGGGCGACCACCGAGCCCGCCAAGCTGGAGGAGAACCGCCGGATGGAGCTCCAGGCGAGCTGCCTCGGCGCGGCCTTCCTCGGCGCGAACAAGGCCGCGCTCGGCCTGACCGGTCGCCGCCTGACCGCCTGGGAGTTCCAGACCAAGCACTCCGGCGACGAGTACAACCCGAAGAAGAAGCGCGACCACGGCTCCCGCAAGAACCAGTGGCTGTGGGCCGGCGTCTCCTTCAAAACCGCCAACCCTGCCTCCTGCAACACCTTCGTCGCCCCCGCCGCGAAGGTGAGCTGA